The genome window GCGTGCATCTCTAGTGGCAGTTCCTGCGCTTTCTCAGAAAGAAGGCTAGCAGATACAATAAAAAATCACGAGTAAATCACGCCTTTACTGTGCGGGCATCACGCCCTCATGACGATTAGTCCATATTCCCTCAATCAACGGGCACCGGACTTGCGGTGCTGAAGTCGGAATAGCGGCGCCGCCCCCGGCGCCCATCCATCGAGGGAGCGGCGCTTTCCGCCGCACATGGGTGCTGCTTCCTCGACCTGCCCTAAGTTGACCGCCGCTGAGCCCCCGCCCTTGGAGCGGGGGCGCTTTTTTTCTGCCCGAATCGCCGGGATGGTAAATCTTTCGTAAATATGTAACTATCTCCCGGTCATTGCTCGGGGGTATGTCGATGGCGGAGCTCAACACCCAGTTGGCGCGCGCGGTCAAGACCAGTGCGGTCTATGATCTTGTCACCTGTCTGCCGCTGGCCCTGCCGGGAATAGCGGGCATCTACCTGACCATATTGGACGGGCTCAACGGCGCTATCGGGCTCAGCGGCCATGTGGGCGAATTGTCGCCGCTGGCCATGATGTTCATCAATTTCCTGGGCTCGCTGATTTCGATCTGGGCGGTATTGCGCCTGATCAATCCCAGCTGGGCCAATGGGCTGACCGATGTGGTCGTGCGCGCCTTCTTCTCCATCGCCATGCTCAACGCCATCTTCAACGGCGTGCCGGGGCTGATCGGCGTGCTCTGGGTGTGCGAACTGGCGTTGCTGCTGGTCCAGGCCTATCTGGTGCACCGCGTCTGGCGCCTCGAACACGCTACCGCGATACGCACCGCGCCCAGTCCAGGCTTCCAGGCTCACGCCCCGGCCGAATAATAATCGGCTGATTCCACCGGCATTCGCCGATTGCGGACCCTTTGTTGGATAACAGAGGCCGGGTTCAGTTCGCCTTCCACAAGCATCGGCGCCAGCATGTGATGGCAGCCGCGCTTGACCTGTCCGGCGAAAGGCGGCAGAGCCTTTACCGCCAAGGCCGCGACGGAGACCCGCAATGACCGATCTTGTCGAGCGCCTGGAAGCGCTGGAAACGCGCATTGCCTTCCAGGACCAGACCATCGAGGAACTCAACGCCACCATCACCGCACAATGGCGGGTGATCGATGGCCTGACGCGCAAGCTGACCACGCTCGAGGAACAGGTCCGCTCGGGCACCCATATTGCCGACCCGAGCGCCGAGCCCCCGCCGCCGCATTATTGAGCCGTCCGCCCGAGGGGAACCAGACATGACATTTGCCGATGACGAGCTGCTCGCCTTTGCCGAGCATGGCGCAGCGCCATTGCCCCCAGCCGTGACCCGGGGCCACGTGTCGCACGATGGCGCACGCATCTGGTACGCGACTTACGGCACCGGCATTCCGGTGCTGCTATTGCATGGCGGCCTCGGACATTCGGGCAATTGGGGCCATCAGGTTCCCGCCCTGATCGAGGCCGGCTACCAGCCCATTCTCATTGACAGCCGTGGCCATGGTCGCAGCACGCGCGACGAGCGGCCCTATAGCTATCAATTGATGGCGTCCGACGTGCTGGCCGTGCTCGACCATCTGAGCATCGCCCGCGCCGCGGTGATCGGCTGGAGCGATGGCGCCTGCATCGGCATGGTATTGGCCAGCCAGGCGCCCGAACGCGTGGCTGGCCTGTTCTTTTTCGGCTGCAACATGGACCCCAGCGGCACCAATGTCGAGATCGCCGCCAGCCCCCTGCTCGATCGTTGCTTCGGCCGCCACGGCAAAGACTATGCAGCGCTCTCGGCCACCCCGGACCAGTTCGAGCCGTTCACCAAGGCCGTTGGCCGCATGATGGCGAGCGAACCCAATTACTCGGCAGCCGATCTGGCCGCCATCGCGGTTCCGGTGGTGATCGTGCAAAGCGAGCACGACGAATTCATCAAGCCCGAGCATGCGCGCTATCTCGCCGAAACCATCCCCGGCGCAACACTGCTCGAACTCAAGGGCGTCAGCCATTTCGCCCCGCTCCAGCGCCCGGCGCAGTTCAATGGCGCGGTATTGGATTTTTTGACTGGGCTTTAGGCCCGTTGAGGGGATACTCCGATCCCCTCAATGCCCCAGCGATTTGACGATATCCTCGGTCACCTTCTTGGCGTCGCCGAACAGCATCATGGTATTATCGCGGAAGAACAATTCGTTCTGCACCCCGGCATAACCCGCCGCCATGCCGCGCTTGATGAACAGCACGGTGCCGGCATCCTCGACATTGAGCACGGGCATGCCATAGATCGGCGAGGTCTTGTCGGTCTTGGCCGCCGGATTGGTCACGTCATTGGCGCCGATCACGAAGGCGACGTCCGACTGGGCGAATTCGGAATTGATATCTTCCAGCTCGAACACTTCGTCATAGGGCACATTGGCTTCGGCCAGCAGCACATTCATATGCCCCGGCATACGACCGGCCACCGGGTGGATGGCATATTTGACGGTGACGCCTTCCTTCTTGAGCAGGTCGGCCATTTCGCGCAGCGCATGCTGGGCCTGGGCCACGGCCATGCCATAGCCGGGCACGATGATGACCTTGCCGGCATTTTTCATGAGGAATGCCGCGTCTTCGGCAGCACCCTGCTTGACAGGCCGGTCATCCTCGGCGGCGGCCGCCGCGCTGCTATCGGCGCCGAACCCGCCCAGGATCACCGAAATGAAGCTGCGGTTCATCGCCTTGCACATGATGTAGCTCAGGATCGCGCCCGACGAGCCCACCAAGGCGCCGGTGATGATCAGCGCCGTATTGCCCAGCGTGAAGCCGATGCCGGCAGCGGCCCAGCCCGAATAGGAATTGAGCATCGACACCACGACGGGCATGTCGGCCCCGCCAATGGGGATGATCATCAGTCCGCCCAGCACCAACGCCAGGATCGTGGTGAGCCAGAACAGCCACGGATTGCCCGTGACGACGAAGGCCCAGACGAGCCCGATCAGCACCAGGCCCATGGCGATATGGATGGCATGCCGCGCCGGCAGGATGATCGGCTTGCCGCTCATATTGCCGTTGAGCTTGGCAAAGGCGATGACCGAGCCGGTAAATGTGAAGGCGCCGATAGCGACGCCCAGGCTCATTTCCACCAGCGCCTGCGGATGGATGGCCCCCACAGCGCCAATGCCGAAAGCCTCGGGCGCATAAAGCGCCGCCGCTGCCACAAAGACCGCAGCCAGGCCCACCAGCGAGTGGAAGGCCGCCACCAATTGCGGCATGTCGGTCATCTTGACCGTGCGGGCCATGTAGGCGCCGATGCCGCCACCAATGCCCAGCCCGCCAATGATCAGAAGCCAGCTGATCCAATCGGACGGAGCCGCGACGGCGAGCGTGGTGAGGATGGCAATGCCCATGCCCACCATGCCCTGGAGATTGCCCTGGCGGGCCGTACGCGGGCTCGATAGCCCCCGCAGCGCCAGGATGAACAGCACCCCGGCCAAAAGATAGAGCAGCGCAGCGATATCGGCAGAGATCATCGGGCTCAGCCCTTCTTCTTGTACATGGCCAGCATCCGCTGGGTGACGAGGAATCCGCCAAAGATATTGACTGATGCAAAGACCAGGGCGATGAAGCCGAAGAGCTTGGAAATCCAGCTGGCGTCAGCCGCCAGATGCACGCCCACCGCCAGCAATGCCCCGACCACGATCACCGAGGAAATAGCATTGGTGACGCTCATCAATGGGGTATGCAGCGCCGGGGTCACCGACCAGACCACGAAATAGCCCACAAAGATCGCCAGCACGAAAATGGCCAGGCGGAAGGTAAAGGGATCGATCGCCCCGCCCAGCGCGCCATGCGCCACCGCCGCGATCACATCCGCGCCCTGTTCTGCCGTCGCTTCCATTTACTTGGCCTCCTTGGGAGCCGCGGCTTTCCTGGCCGCGGGCTTATGGTCTTCCACATGCTCGCCGGGCTTGGCGCTCGGCTTGCGCGTGCCGCGCTTGGCCGCCGGCTTGGGCGCAGCGGCGGCCGAATGGTCCGCCTCGTGATCCTTGGGAGCCGCTGCCGGTTTTTTGGCACGCACCTGCTTGGCGGCCGTGTGGTCCTCGACATGCTCGGCAGGCTTTGCCGCAGCCTTGCGCGCCGGACGCTTGGCCGGGGCATGATCCTCGACATGTTCAGCAGGCTTGGTCGCCGGCTTGGCCGTGCCGCTGCGGCGGGCCACCGGCGCCTTGGCGGCAGCGTGATCTTCCACATGCTCTGCCGGCTTGGCCGCGGCCTTGCGGACCGGGCGTTTGGCGGGGGCGTGATCCTCGACATGTTCGGCGGGCTTGGTCGCCGGCTTGGCCGTGCCGCTGCGGCGGGCCACCGGCGCCTTGGCGGCGGCATGGTCTTCGACATGCTCAGCCGGTTTGGCCGTTTTTGCTGCCGGCTTCTGCTTGGCGGCCGAATGATCTTCCACATGCGCCGCCGGCGTCGCGGCAAAGCTCGGATGCACCACCGCGCCATCGCGCGTCAGCATGGTCGCCTTGACCAGTTCGTCATCCCAATTGATCGCCAGCACCTTGCCCTTGGCATCGATCAGCGTGGTGACGAAAGCCAAGAGGTTCCGCGCATAAAGCTGGCTGGCCGTGGTGGGGATGCGCCCCTGCACGTTAGTGTAACCGATGATCTTGACGCCGTTATGCTCGACGACCTTGCCTGGCTGGGTCAGTTCGACATTGCCGCCGCGTTCGGCCGCGAGGTCAACGATCACCGAACCGGGCGCCATGGATTCCACCATGGCCTTGGTGATCAGAAGCGGCGCCGGACGCCCCGGGATCAACGCAGTGGTGATGACGATATCCTGCTTGGCGATATGGCTGGCGGTGAGCTCGGCCTGCTTGGCCTGATATTCGGCCGACATCTGCTTGGCATAGCCGCCCGCGGTTTCGGCCTGCTTGAATTCCTCGTCCTCGACGGCGACGAACTTGCCACCCAGGCTTTCCACCTGCTCCTTGGCCGCCGGACGCACATCGGTAGCCGAAACCACAGCGCCCAGCCGCTTGGCGGTGGCAATGGCCTGTAGCCCTGCAACCCCCGCGCCCATGACGAAAGCCTTGGCCGGCCGCACCGTACCAGCCGCCGTCATCATCATCGGCAGCGCCCGGTCGAACTCGGCCGCCGCTTCGATTACGCCTTGGTAGCCGGCCAGGTTCGCCTGGCTCGAGAGAATGTCCATCACCTGCGCGCGGGTAATGCGCGGCATGAATTCCATGGCAATGGCGGTGACACCCACCTTGGCCAGCGCCGCCACATCCTTGTCATTGCCATAGGGGTCGAGCGCCCCGATCACTAGGGCACCCTTGGCAACGCCAGCCAGCCCGGCAGCGGCAGGCCGCCGCACGGTCAGCACGATTTCGGCATCCTTGAGCGCCGCATCGGCAGTGGCCACCAGGGTCGCACCGGCCGCGACATAATCGGCATCGAGAATGCGCGAGCCGAGCCCAGCCCCCTTCTCCACCGTCACGCTGCCCCCCAGACCCACGAGCTTGGCCACGGTTTCTGGCGTGGCCGCAACGCGGTTCTCACCCTCGAAGCGTTCACGGACGATGGCGATCTTCATGCGGTGCCTCCTGCGGCGGCAGGGCGCGGAAAGCGCACTGCGGGGTGCGACGATATAGCGGCGCCGGGCAATCGTCCGGCGCAGTGATCAACTGCCGGGGACCGGCCCCGCAATTCTGCTATTTCTTGGACAGGATGCCCATGATGGGCGGCACGACGAAGCTGGCCAGGATCAGCACCAGGCCCAGCACCGGCTGGTCCGCGATAATGGCGAAATAGAGCCCCACCATCATGATGGCGATGCCCAGAATGGTATATTTGGTGACCGTGACGAAGCCGCTATAGGTGGCCTCGTGCTGGGCATAATCCATCGGGGATTCTTCGCGCAGGGGCGGAAGCGGTTCGTGCTTGCTGGCTGCCATGGTGGTCCTCAAATAGTCCAGTCGTCTCAAACTCGGATGCGCCGGCTAAGGCGCATTATGGATTGGTCGCTTCCAGTTCGTCGATCAAGCTCTCGATCATCGACAGGCCCAGCGACCAGAATTTGGGGTCTTTCGCGTCGAGCCCGAAGGGCGCCAGCAATTCGGAATGATGCTTGCTCCCGCCGGCCTTAAGCAGTTCGAAATACCGCTCCGCAAAGCCTTCACTGGCCTTCTCATACTGCGCGTAAAGCGAGTTCACAAGGCAGTCTCCGAAGGCATAGGCATAGACGTAGAACGGGGAATGGATGAAGTGGGGAATATAGGCCCAGAAGATGTCATAACCTTCATTGGCAATGATGGCGTCGCCCAGCGATTCCGCCTGCACATCGAGCCAGATCTGGTTGATCTCCTCGGTGCGCAATTCCCCTTGCCGGCGTGCGGTATGGACGCGCCGCTCGAACGTGTAGAAGGCGATCTGCCGCACCACGGTGTTGAGCATATCCTCCACTTTTGAGGACAAAAGCGCGAAACGCTGCTGGGGATCGGTGGTCTTGTCGAGCAGCGAGCGGAAGGTCAGCATCTCGCCGAAGACCGAGGCGGTTTCCGCCAGGGTGAGCGGGGTATTGGCCAGGATCGGCCCCTGCGCCGCCGCCAACCGCTGATGCACGCCATGGCCCAGCTCATGGGCCAGCGTCATGATGTCACGCGAGCGGCCCAGATAATTGAGCATCAGATAGGGATGGGCGCTGGGGACGGTGGGATGGGCGAAGGCCCCCGACAGCTTGCCCTCGGCCACCGGGGCATCGATCCAACCCGAATTGAAGAACGGCTTGGCCACTTCCGCCAGCTCGGGCGAGAATTTGCCATAGGCTTCGAGCACGGTGGAAACAGCGCTATCCCAATCCCAGGTCCGCTCGTCGCTGGTGGGGAGCGGGGCATTGCGGTCCCAGGCATTGAGCCTGTCCTTGCCGAACCACTTGGCCTTCATCTTGTAATAACGGTGCGACAGGCGCGGATAGGCCTCGGTCACCGCCTGCTGCAGCGCATCGACCACTTCGCGCTCCACCGAATTGGCCATGTGCCTGGAATCGGCAATGTCTTCATAGCCGCGCCAGCGATCGGAAATTTCCTTGTCCTTGGCGAGAACATTGGTGATGTGGGTAAAGAGACGAGAATTGTCCTTGAGCGTCTTGCCCAGCGCCTTGAAGGCGGATTCGCGCTTCTTCTCGTCCTTTTCCGACAGCAGATGGAGCGTTGCTTCCATATTGAGCTGTTCGCCATCCACCTCGAAGATGAGGCTGGAAAGCGTCTCGTCGAACAGCCGGTTCCAGGCTGAATAGGCGGTGACCGACTTGTCGTGGAACAGCTCTTCGAGCTTGTCGTCGAGCTGATAGGGCTTGGCCTTGCGCAATTCGGCAAACCAGGTGCGGTAACGCGCCAACTCCGCATCCTTGGCAAAGGCGGCTTCCAGATCAGCGTCCTCGATGCGGTTGAGCTCGAGTTCGAAGAACAGCACCTTGGTCGACAGGTTCGTCAGCGCCTCATTGGTGTCGCCCATGAATTTGGCGCGATCCGGATCAGTCGATTTCTGCGCATATTGCAGAAAGGAGAAGGAGCCGATCTTGCCCGAGAGGTCGCCCAGCACTTCGCTGGCCTTGATCGCCTCAACCAGCTTGCCCGCCTTGGTCAATTCGACCAGCTTGCCCTTGTAGGTAGCCTCGAACTGCGCCGCGAGATTTTTGGCCTCGTCCAGCGCCACGGCGAATTCCTTGCTGTCCTTGCCGGGATAAAGATCGGAAAGGTCCCATACCGGCAGGTTCCCGAATTGATTGTGGCCCTTTTGGCTGGTCGCTTCGGTCATGGCATGCTCTCTCCGGCTGGTCCAATTGCGGGCGGACCTTAGCCAGCGGTGGAGGCGCTGTGAAGGGTGCCCCATCAATCAGCGAGTCAAATCGCTGCGCCTGTTCAGCTATCCTGCCGGGCCAGCACCACGATCTCGCTGCCAGTCGCATCCAGCAGGATCAGCTTGTTGCGTTCCACGTCGAGCCGGTAGCTCGCCACCCGCCCCAAAGCGTCAAGAAATTTCTGCTCCTGGTCCATGATGGCCGGTGCACAGGCCATCTCGGTCGAGAACAGATTGCCAAAGCTCAGCGCCGCGTCATCGTGGTTGGCCGCGCCGCCGAAGCGGTTGCAGCCGCCCATGCCGCTCACCTGTCCATCGGGCGCAATCTCCAGTGTGGTCTGGAGGTTATCGATGACGCCACGCCCGTCGATATCCTCGGCCAGCCACCGCCCGTAGGGCCCGCCATCGCTGGCCGCCGACAGCGCATCGGCGACGCGCTCGACCAGGATATCGGTAGCATCGGGGCCAGTCCCGAAGACGCTGTTGCGCGTGGTCGAGATGAAGAGCAATTGGCCGCCCTCGGTGATGCGGGCGGAAACCGCATAGCTATGCCCCGGCACGATGGCATCAGGATCATAGGCGATGGCATAAGCATAGGGCGGCGATTTACCGCTGGCCACGGCCTGACCCAGCACCTTGGCCGGAGCATCGGCAAGGGACACATCGACCAGCTCCACGCTGACCTTGGCCGTGTCGGGCAGCATGATGCGTTCGCGGAAAAACACCGTACCGCTGAGCACCGCACCATCGGCCATTACACTTCCTCCGGACAGGATAAGGGCGACGATACCCGCCACCAAGGATGCGAAAATTCTGCTCAGGACCATGATGCTTCCCTTTTGGTTTGGGCGATCCTAACGAGCGGAGGACGGGGCGTCCATTCGGGGGAGCGCAAGGCCACAATGTCCTCTGTCTCCCCCAAATCCCACACGGTTAATCCCCTCTTAAACCCCTTGCCCCATCCTCCTCCCAAAACGGCACACCAGATTCGTGCCGGGACCAATGCCTGAGGTAAGTATGACGCGTGTTCTCGTTGTCGACGATGATCCGGTGCAGCTGCGGCTCACCGCCGAAATCGCCAACCGCGCCGGTTTCAAGCCGCTGACCGCCACGGGGGGTGAGCAGGCGCTGGCCATTCTGCGCGAGGACCGCAATATCGGCGCCATGATCCTCGATCTGGTCATGCCCGATCTGGACGGCATGGGCGTGATGGAGGCGATGCGCCGCGAGCGGCTGACCACACCCGTCATCATCCAGACCGCCAATGCCTCGCTCGAAACCGTCATCTCCGCCATGCGCCAGGGCGCGGCGGACTATTTCGTCAAGCCGGTATCGCCCGAACGCCTCGTCATCTCGCTGCGCAATGCCATGAAGCTCGATACGCTCGAAGCGGCCATCCGCGCCGAGCATGCCCGCAGGACCGGCACTTTCACCGCCGCCGACATGATCGCCAAGGCCCCCGCCATGGGCCGCGTGCTGACGCTTTGCGCCAAGGCCGCCAAATCCACCATTCCCGTCTTGATCGAAGGGGAAACCGGGGTCGGCAAGGAACTGATCGCCCGCATCATCCAGGGCTCGGGAGAGCGCGCCGGAAGGCCCTTCGTCACCGTCAATTGCGGCGCCATCCCGCCCAATCTGGTTGAATCCGTGCTGTTCGGCCACAAGAAGGGGGCCTTTACCGGCGCCATTGCCGACCAGCCGGGCAAATTCGCCGAAGCCCATAACGGCACGCTCTTCCTCGATGAA of Devosia yakushimensis contains these proteins:
- a CDS encoding YbaY family lipoprotein, which translates into the protein MADGAVLSGTVFFRERIMLPDTAKVSVELVDVSLADAPAKVLGQAVASGKSPPYAYAIAYDPDAIVPGHSYAVSARITEGGQLLFISTTRNSVFGTGPDATDILVERVADALSAASDGGPYGRWLAEDIDGRGVIDNLQTTLEIAPDGQVSGMGGCNRFGGAANHDDAALSFGNLFSTEMACAPAIMDQEQKFLDALGRVASYRLDVERNKLILLDATGSEIVVLARQDS
- a CDS encoding aa3-type cytochrome c oxidase subunit IV, with the protein product MAASKHEPLPPLREESPMDYAQHEATYSGFVTVTKYTILGIAIMMVGLYFAIIADQPVLGLVLILASFVVPPIMGILSKK
- a CDS encoding M3 family oligoendopeptidase — protein: MTEATSQKGHNQFGNLPVWDLSDLYPGKDSKEFAVALDEAKNLAAQFEATYKGKLVELTKAGKLVEAIKASEVLGDLSGKIGSFSFLQYAQKSTDPDRAKFMGDTNEALTNLSTKVLFFELELNRIEDADLEAAFAKDAELARYRTWFAELRKAKPYQLDDKLEELFHDKSVTAYSAWNRLFDETLSSLIFEVDGEQLNMEATLHLLSEKDEKKRESAFKALGKTLKDNSRLFTHITNVLAKDKEISDRWRGYEDIADSRHMANSVEREVVDALQQAVTEAYPRLSHRYYKMKAKWFGKDRLNAWDRNAPLPTSDERTWDWDSAVSTVLEAYGKFSPELAEVAKPFFNSGWIDAPVAEGKLSGAFAHPTVPSAHPYLMLNYLGRSRDIMTLAHELGHGVHQRLAAAQGPILANTPLTLAETASVFGEMLTFRSLLDKTTDPQQRFALLSSKVEDMLNTVVRQIAFYTFERRVHTARRQGELRTEEINQIWLDVQAESLGDAIIANEGYDIFWAYIPHFIHSPFYVYAYAFGDCLVNSLYAQYEKASEGFAERYFELLKAGGSKHHSELLAPFGLDAKDPKFWSLGLSMIESLIDELEATNP
- a CDS encoding SlyX family protein, producing MTDLVERLEALETRIAFQDQTIEELNATITAQWRVIDGLTRKLTTLEEQVRSGTHIADPSAEPPPPHY
- a CDS encoding alpha/beta fold hydrolase, yielding MTFADDELLAFAEHGAAPLPPAVTRGHVSHDGARIWYATYGTGIPVLLLHGGLGHSGNWGHQVPALIEAGYQPILIDSRGHGRSTRDERPYSYQLMASDVLAVLDHLSIARAAVIGWSDGACIGMVLASQAPERVAGLFFFGCNMDPSGTNVEIAASPLLDRCFGRHGKDYAALSATPDQFEPFTKAVGRMMASEPNYSAADLAAIAVPVVIVQSEHDEFIKPEHARYLAETIPGATLLELKGVSHFAPLQRPAQFNGAVLDFLTGL
- a CDS encoding proton-translocating transhydrogenase family protein; the protein is MEATAEQGADVIAAVAHGALGGAIDPFTFRLAIFVLAIFVGYFVVWSVTPALHTPLMSVTNAISSVIVVGALLAVGVHLAADASWISKLFGFIALVFASVNIFGGFLVTQRMLAMYKKKG
- a CDS encoding NAD(P)(+) transhydrogenase (Re/Si-specific) subunit beta yields the protein MISADIAALLYLLAGVLFILALRGLSSPRTARQGNLQGMVGMGIAILTTLAVAAPSDWISWLLIIGGLGIGGGIGAYMARTVKMTDMPQLVAAFHSLVGLAAVFVAAAALYAPEAFGIGAVGAIHPQALVEMSLGVAIGAFTFTGSVIAFAKLNGNMSGKPIILPARHAIHIAMGLVLIGLVWAFVVTGNPWLFWLTTILALVLGGLMIIPIGGADMPVVVSMLNSYSGWAAAGIGFTLGNTALIITGALVGSSGAILSYIMCKAMNRSFISVILGGFGADSSAAAAAEDDRPVKQGAAEDAAFLMKNAGKVIIVPGYGMAVAQAQHALREMADLLKKEGVTVKYAIHPVAGRMPGHMNVLLAEANVPYDEVFELEDINSEFAQSDVAFVIGANDVTNPAAKTDKTSPIYGMPVLNVEDAGTVLFIKRGMAAGYAGVQNELFFRDNTMMLFGDAKKVTEDIVKSLGH